One Sphingomonas sp. SUN039 genomic window carries:
- a CDS encoding AMP-binding protein has translation MIDPVATHGRARAGRLALVDLDSGQRWRWAELDAACNRTAHWLIERLGAASGARVAVIGRNSAAHLILQFGCVRAGAIFVPLNWRLAVPEIAALIADAAPAIVLADAEFATDGVLDLATFETLVAGYPAAPPVAEARRAWEAASTLLYTSGTSGKPKGVMVSEANAHWGAVNFMLGNHVSCDSIFLCDMPLFHTAGLFANARTPILAGATLLVSRGFDPERTLARLADPALGVTHYFSVPQMAQTLWNAPGFAPEMLSRLQVYATGGAPNPAAQIARFVGAGIPMSDGFGMSETCSNFGMPVDDPEVLVAKAGSIGLPYVSVEARIVDDDGTDMADGATGELWLRGPTITSGYWNQPALTAAALTDGWFRTGDAARRDAEGYYFLVDRKKDMFISGGENVYPAEVEAAIAELADVAECAVIGLPDARWGEVGQAYVIAVAGRSVSDAEIIAHCKVRLAGFKVPKSVVVTDKIPRTASGKVQKHVLRAQASEGSGE, from the coding sequence GTGATCGACCCGGTCGCGACGCATGGCCGCGCCCGCGCCGGACGGCTCGCGCTCGTCGATCTCGACAGCGGGCAGCGCTGGCGCTGGGCCGAACTCGATGCGGCGTGCAACCGCACGGCGCACTGGCTTATCGAGCGGCTGGGGGCCGCGAGCGGCGCGCGGGTCGCGGTGATCGGGCGCAACTCGGCAGCGCATCTCATCCTCCAGTTCGGCTGCGTGCGGGCGGGGGCGATTTTCGTGCCGCTCAACTGGCGGCTGGCGGTGCCGGAGATCGCTGCACTGATTGCCGATGCTGCGCCCGCCATCGTTCTAGCCGATGCCGAGTTCGCGACCGACGGTGTGCTGGATCTCGCCACGTTCGAGACGCTGGTCGCAGGCTACCCCGCCGCGCCGCCTGTTGCCGAAGCACGTCGCGCGTGGGAGGCCGCCTCCACCCTGCTCTACACCTCGGGGACCAGTGGCAAGCCGAAGGGCGTCATGGTCAGCGAGGCGAACGCGCATTGGGGCGCGGTAAATTTCATGCTCGGCAACCATGTGTCATGCGACAGCATATTCCTGTGCGACATGCCGCTGTTCCATACCGCCGGTCTGTTCGCCAATGCGCGGACGCCGATCCTTGCCGGGGCGACGCTGCTCGTCTCGCGGGGGTTCGATCCTGAGCGGACGCTTGCGCGGCTGGCCGATCCGGCGCTTGGCGTCACGCATTATTTCTCGGTCCCGCAAATGGCGCAGACCTTGTGGAACGCGCCCGGCTTTGCGCCCGAGATGCTGTCGCGGCTGCAGGTTTATGCCACCGGCGGCGCACCCAATCCCGCGGCCCAGATCGCACGGTTCGTGGGCGCGGGCATCCCGATGTCCGACGGGTTCGGCATGTCGGAAACCTGCTCGAACTTCGGCATGCCGGTCGACGATCCCGAGGTGCTGGTCGCGAAAGCCGGATCGATCGGCCTCCCCTATGTTTCGGTCGAGGCGCGCATTGTCGATGACGATGGCACCGACATGGCCGACGGCGCGACGGGCGAACTCTGGCTGCGCGGGCCGACGATCACATCGGGATACTGGAACCAGCCCGCGCTGACGGCGGCGGCGCTTACCGATGGCTGGTTCCGCACCGGCGACGCGGCGCGGCGCGATGCCGAGGGCTATTACTTTCTCGTCGACCGCAAGAAGGACATGTTCATTTCGGGCGGCGAGAACGTCTATCCCGCCGAAGTCGAGGCCGCGATCGCCGAACTCGCCGATGTCGCCGAATGCGCGGTCATCGGCCTGCCCGACGCGCGCTGGGGAGAGGTTGGGCAGGCCTATGTGATTGCCGTCGCGGGACGCAGCGTTAGCGACGCCGAGATCATCGCGCATTGCAAGGTTCGGCTCGCCGGGTTCAAAGTGCCGAAGTCGGTTGTCGTGACCGACAAGATTCCGCGCACGGCATCGGGCAAAGTGCAAAAGCATGTGCTGCGCGCGCAGGCATCGGAGGGGAGCGGGGAATGA
- a CDS encoding p-hydroxycinnamoyl CoA hydratase/lyase, whose translation MTAQSPIERAEADTVAYEIRDNVAWVKFNRPEKRNCMSPKLNRRMGEVLDELEFRDDFGVLVLSGEGSAWSAGMDLKEYFRENEAKGLGATRGAQREAYGWWRRLRWYQKPTIAMVNGWCFGGGYGPLFACDLAFCADDAQFGLSEINWGILPGGGASKVAVELLSFRRAMYHAMMGENVDGKTAADWGLVNESVPAAQLEARVAEVAKVLLGKNAVALKATKDAIRRVRIMSYDDAEDYLIRAQEAANSYDNEGRKEGIKQFIDDKTFKPGLGAYDLSKQGA comes from the coding sequence ATGACCGCCCAATCCCCTATCGAGCGCGCTGAAGCCGATACCGTGGCTTATGAAATCCGCGACAATGTCGCCTGGGTGAAGTTCAACCGCCCCGAAAAGCGCAACTGCATGTCGCCCAAGCTCAACCGGCGCATGGGCGAAGTGCTCGACGAGCTCGAATTTCGCGACGATTTCGGCGTGCTGGTGCTGAGCGGCGAAGGCAGTGCCTGGTCGGCGGGCATGGATTTGAAAGAATATTTCCGCGAGAACGAGGCGAAAGGGCTGGGGGCCACGCGCGGCGCGCAGCGCGAAGCCTATGGCTGGTGGCGGCGGCTGCGCTGGTACCAGAAGCCGACGATCGCGATGGTCAACGGCTGGTGCTTCGGCGGCGGATACGGCCCGTTGTTCGCGTGCGACCTCGCCTTTTGCGCCGACGACGCGCAGTTCGGCCTCAGCGAAATCAACTGGGGCATCCTGCCGGGCGGCGGCGCGTCGAAGGTGGCGGTCGAGCTGCTGAGCTTTCGCCGCGCGATGTACCACGCGATGATGGGCGAAAACGTCGACGGCAAGACCGCCGCCGATTGGGGCCTGGTCAATGAATCGGTCCCGGCAGCGCAGCTCGAAGCGCGCGTTGCCGAGGTTGCCAAGGTGTTGCTGGGCAAGAATGCGGTAGCGCTGAAGGCGACCAAGGACGCCATCCGACGCGTCCGGATCATGTCGTACGACGATGCCGAGGACTATCTGATCCGCGCGCAGGAAGCCGCCAACAGCTATGACAACGAGGGGCGCAAGGAAGGCATCAAGCAGTTCATCGACGACAAGACCTTCAAGCCGGGCCTGGGCGCTTACGACCTGAGCAAACAGGGGGCCTGA
- a CDS encoding aldehyde dehydrogenase, with translation MADAGTPREFTRLNPMTGEVASRAPAMSARDAVAVADAAAAAFPAWAALGPNARRAMLQKAADTLAARSDDIVAAMKAEIGATTGWAMFNIGLATSMLREAAAITTQISGEVIPSDKPGCLAMAIREPVGVILGIAPWNAPVILGVRAVATALACGNSVVFKASELCPRTHEIIIEALGQGGLPEGVVGVVTNAREDAGEVVGALIDHPAIKRINFTGSTAVGKIIAKRAAEHLKPCLLELGGKAPLLVLHDADLDEAVKAAAFGAFMNQGQICMSTERIIVVDAVADEFAAKFKAKAASMAAGDPALGNTPLGAVVDPATVAHVEALIADACEQGATQLTGGASQGVVMPATVIDKVTPAMRLYGEESFGPVVGIIRAKDEEDAIRIANDSEYGLSAAVFTRDVARGLTVARRIKSGMCHVNGPTVHDEAQMPFGGVGGSGYGRFGGKAGIDSFTELRWITIETLPGHYPI, from the coding sequence ATGGCCGACGCAGGCACGCCGCGCGAATTCACGCGGCTCAATCCGATGACAGGCGAGGTCGCCAGCCGTGCGCCCGCGATGAGCGCGCGCGACGCGGTTGCGGTGGCGGATGCGGCTGCGGCCGCTTTCCCGGCATGGGCAGCACTCGGCCCCAATGCCCGCCGCGCGATGTTGCAAAAGGCCGCCGATACGCTCGCCGCGCGCAGCGACGACATTGTCGCCGCCATGAAGGCGGAGATCGGCGCGACGACCGGCTGGGCGATGTTCAACATCGGGCTGGCCACGAGCATGTTGCGCGAGGCGGCCGCGATCACCACCCAGATTTCGGGCGAAGTCATTCCGTCGGACAAGCCCGGGTGCCTGGCGATGGCGATCCGCGAGCCGGTCGGCGTCATTCTCGGCATCGCGCCGTGGAACGCGCCGGTCATCCTCGGCGTCCGCGCCGTCGCCACGGCCCTCGCGTGCGGCAACAGCGTGGTGTTCAAGGCCTCCGAACTGTGCCCGCGGACGCACGAGATCATCATTGAGGCGCTCGGGCAGGGCGGGCTGCCCGAGGGGGTCGTCGGGGTCGTCACCAACGCGCGCGAGGATGCGGGCGAGGTCGTCGGCGCGCTGATCGACCATCCGGCGATCAAGCGTATCAACTTCACCGGGTCGACCGCGGTCGGCAAGATCATCGCGAAACGTGCCGCCGAGCATCTGAAGCCCTGTCTGCTCGAACTGGGCGGCAAGGCACCGTTGCTGGTGCTCCACGATGCCGACCTCGACGAGGCCGTCAAGGCAGCCGCGTTCGGCGCGTTCATGAACCAGGGCCAGATATGCATGTCGACCGAGCGGATCATCGTCGTCGATGCGGTCGCCGATGAATTCGCGGCTAAGTTCAAGGCCAAGGCCGCAAGCATGGCTGCGGGCGACCCCGCACTCGGCAACACGCCGCTGGGGGCGGTCGTCGATCCGGCGACCGTCGCGCATGTCGAAGCGCTGATCGCCGACGCGTGCGAGCAGGGCGCGACGCAACTGACTGGCGGCGCATCGCAGGGCGTGGTGATGCCCGCGACGGTGATCGACAAGGTCACGCCCGCGATGCGGCTCTATGGCGAGGAAAGCTTCGGCCCCGTGGTCGGCATCATCCGTGCGAAGGACGAGGAAGACGCGATCCGTATCGCCAATGACAGCGAATACGGGCTATCCGCCGCCGTCTTTACCCGCGACGTCGCGCGCGGCCTGACCGTCGCCCGGCGGATCAAATCAGGCATGTGCCACGTCAACGGCCCGACCGTGCACGACGAGGCGCAGATGCCCTTCGGCGGGGTCGGCGGATCGGGTTACGGCCGGTTCGGCGGCAAGGCCGGCATCGACAGTTTCACCGAGTTGCGCTGGATCACGATCGAGACGCTCCCCGGCCATTACCCCATCTAA
- a CDS encoding MFS transporter, producing MTATASGAAGNDPIGIIDSRGLSRLQIAAIALTIGLNALDGFDVLSISFASPGIAKEWGIDRAALGLVLSMELIGMAVGSILLGGAADRFGRRPTILGCLAVMATGMFMATTAHDVVTLSVWRVVTGLGIGGMLAAINAAAAEFTNARHRALVLALMVIGYPLGAVIGGSIAALLLKGGDWRAVFEFGAMVTAGFIPLVWFFMPETIAWEADRQRPGALDRINRTLARMRHPAVAALPPLRPTAGKASMAELFGPMLRASTILLTIAYLAHITSFYFILKWVPKIVVDMGFAPSSAAGVLVWANVGGAIGGGLFGLLASRVGLKRLSLIVLAGSAVMLAVFGRGQADLTQLATICAVCGFFTNAAVVGLYSITARAFPTHVRASGTGFVIGVGRGGSALAPAAAGAMFQAGAGLEIVALTMACGSLIALAAIARIKLAD from the coding sequence ATGACAGCAACGGCGTCCGGGGCAGCGGGCAACGACCCCATCGGGATCATCGACAGCCGCGGCCTGTCCCGGCTGCAAATCGCGGCCATCGCGCTGACCATCGGCCTCAACGCCCTCGACGGGTTCGACGTCCTGTCCATCAGCTTTGCCTCGCCCGGCATTGCCAAGGAATGGGGCATCGACCGCGCGGCACTGGGGCTGGTGCTGTCGATGGAATTGATCGGCATGGCGGTCGGCTCGATCCTGCTCGGCGGCGCGGCAGACCGCTTCGGTCGCCGGCCGACGATCCTGGGCTGTCTGGCCGTCATGGCGACCGGCATGTTTATGGCAACGACCGCGCACGATGTCGTGACCTTGTCGGTGTGGCGGGTGGTGACGGGGCTAGGCATCGGCGGGATGCTCGCCGCGATCAACGCGGCGGCAGCCGAGTTCACCAACGCCCGCCACCGTGCGCTGGTGCTGGCGCTGATGGTGATCGGCTATCCGCTGGGCGCGGTGATCGGCGGCTCGATCGCGGCGCTGTTGCTCAAGGGCGGCGACTGGCGCGCGGTCTTCGAATTCGGGGCGATGGTGACGGCAGGGTTCATTCCGCTCGTGTGGTTTTTCATGCCCGAAACCATCGCCTGGGAAGCGGACCGGCAACGCCCGGGCGCGCTCGACCGGATCAATCGCACGCTGGCCCGGATGCGGCACCCCGCGGTCGCCGCGCTGCCGCCGCTGCGTCCAACGGCGGGCAAGGCGTCGATGGCCGAGCTGTTCGGACCGATGCTGCGCGCGTCGACCATCCTGCTGACCATCGCTTATCTGGCGCATATCACCAGTTTCTACTTCATCCTGAAATGGGTGCCCAAGATCGTGGTCGACATGGGGTTTGCGCCGTCGTCGGCAGCGGGCGTGCTGGTCTGGGCCAATGTCGGCGGCGCGATCGGCGGCGGTCTGTTCGGGCTGCTGGCGAGCCGGGTCGGGTTGAAGCGGCTGAGCCTGATCGTGCTCGCCGGATCGGCGGTCATGCTCGCGGTGTTCGGGCGCGGGCAGGCCGATCTGACGCAGCTTGCGACGATCTGTGCCGTCTGCGGGTTTTTCACCAACGCGGCGGTGGTCGGGCTCTATTCGATTACGGCGCGGGCCTTTCCCACGCACGTCCGGGCTTCGGGGACAGGGTTTGTCATCGGCGTCGGGCGCGGCGGCAGCGCGCTGGCACCGGCGGCGGCAGGCGCGATGTTCCAGGCAGGCGCGGGCCTCGAGATCGTGGCGCTGACGATGGCATGCGGGTCGCTGATCGCGCTTGCCGCCATCGCGCGGATCAAATTGGCCGATTAG
- a CDS encoding MarR family winged helix-turn-helix transcriptional regulator, whose translation MNEQLARSGLHQQIGFALRQASSAVWSDLVATLAPFDLRPQVYATLLIVEANAGCKQQDIADALGIHRPNLVALVDDLVARNLIERSVNAADRRSYSLVLTDEGKAHLDAARAAHKVHEGRIAKALGSAPHSGLIDALTNLAKIGTPR comes from the coding sequence ATGAACGAGCAATTGGCCCGTAGCGGGCTTCACCAGCAAATCGGCTTCGCGCTGCGTCAGGCCAGCAGCGCGGTCTGGTCCGACCTTGTCGCCACCCTCGCGCCTTTCGACTTGCGGCCGCAGGTCTATGCGACCTTGCTGATCGTCGAGGCCAATGCCGGGTGCAAGCAACAGGATATCGCCGATGCGCTGGGTATCCATCGCCCCAATCTGGTCGCGCTGGTCGACGATCTGGTGGCACGCAATTTGATCGAGCGCAGCGTCAATGCCGCCGACCGGCGTTCCTATTCGCTGGTGCTGACCGACGAAGGCAAAGCGCATCTCGATGCGGCGCGCGCCGCACATAAGGTCCACGAGGGGCGCATTGCCAAGGCGCTCGGTTCGGCACCGCACTCCGGCCTGATCGACGCACTCACCAATTTGGCCAAGATCGGCACGCCCCGCTGA
- a CDS encoding CHAT domain-containing protein, with amino-acid sequence MAPTVDTAALRNATAAASAGGGIAWLAMPMAGSDIPGDAERARYCAAAGEALRTAPDGNQTQAKSFLFAAAHYALAAGDRRLAAQATYRLGLAALSGDAAAGAGTRGAQQAAPAAPEPAVVEDAADDVCAAVARPGFLRLAGRFAARAALDCAVARARTAGDPALAARASLRLARFGLAQAAAMPGTARRLRSGVVPVALRGLDDARSIADPALRGDLTVRLAEAALDAGSTDAATISAAVAALGGDPGTRAFAAAVTGRLALARGDRTAAAAAFQRAVFLEGQRAQPAMMPTWLLLLAEADPARRAALTLQAYRALESVRPLIPALDPLTEESVFSTRMKPVFEAAVAVQLADTGGAQEQARIASAQRIVEAYRQAELQNAFGSNCVPSRDPVDPAKLRSGEVLLYPILLEDRVELLVVAGGSGGASTYVRVPSGSPTSREAVARLVDDMVGSASRGTDEEWRTSGRALYDLLIKPVESRLRADGTLIVIPDGALRALPFAALTDSEGKFLIERTRLAVAPALAYSQPGSDRSNRALSVVAASLQREVTLPSGVFAKLEGTADEAGVAAGPGGRVIADFREADLRAALSRGRVDVLHLATHAAFNGRSDRSFIVANGEAIPLADLRGLIGANRTRGDELDLLVLSACETAVGDDAASMGLAGAAVQSGAESALASLWSVNDTGTVALMKGFYSRYRQGAGKAEALRNAQLAMIAGGGTNAQPGIWAAFILLGGWR; translated from the coding sequence TTGGCTCCGACCGTTGATACTGCTGCGCTGAGAAATGCGACGGCGGCGGCATCGGCCGGTGGCGGCATTGCCTGGCTGGCGATGCCGATGGCTGGCTCCGACATCCCCGGCGACGCCGAACGCGCACGCTATTGCGCCGCTGCCGGCGAAGCGCTGCGGACGGCTCCCGACGGTAACCAGACGCAGGCCAAATCCTTTCTGTTTGCCGCCGCACATTATGCCCTGGCGGCTGGCGATAGGCGTCTTGCGGCACAGGCGACCTACCGGCTCGGCCTTGCCGCGCTATCAGGTGACGCGGCGGCCGGCGCAGGCACGCGCGGGGCGCAGCAAGCCGCCCCTGCCGCGCCCGAACCGGCCGTGGTCGAAGATGCTGCGGACGATGTGTGCGCTGCGGTCGCCCGCCCGGGTTTCCTGCGTCTGGCAGGCCGCTTCGCCGCGCGCGCCGCGCTCGACTGTGCGGTCGCCCGGGCGCGGACGGCGGGAGACCCCGCGCTGGCCGCGCGTGCCTCGCTGCGGCTGGCGCGGTTCGGGCTCGCACAGGCTGCCGCCATGCCGGGTACGGCACGGCGGCTGCGGAGCGGTGTCGTTCCTGTCGCGCTGCGCGGCCTCGACGACGCACGCAGCATTGCCGATCCGGCGCTGCGCGGCGACCTGACCGTGCGCCTTGCCGAAGCGGCCCTCGATGCGGGCAGCACGGATGCGGCGACGATTTCCGCGGCCGTTGCGGCGCTCGGCGGCGATCCCGGCACCCGGGCATTTGCTGCCGCTGTTACCGGACGCCTCGCGCTCGCGCGTGGCGACCGCACCGCAGCCGCAGCGGCGTTCCAGCGCGCGGTATTCCTGGAAGGGCAACGTGCGCAGCCTGCCATGATGCCGACCTGGCTGTTGCTGCTGGCCGAAGCCGATCCGGCGCGGCGTGCGGCACTGACCTTGCAGGCCTATCGCGCGCTTGAATCGGTGCGGCCGCTGATCCCCGCGCTGGATCCGCTGACCGAGGAATCGGTGTTCAGCACCCGCATGAAGCCGGTGTTCGAAGCTGCCGTGGCTGTGCAACTGGCCGATACCGGCGGGGCGCAGGAGCAGGCGCGCATCGCCTCTGCCCAACGCATTGTCGAGGCCTACCGGCAGGCAGAACTCCAGAACGCCTTCGGGTCGAATTGCGTGCCCTCGCGCGACCCGGTCGATCCGGCCAAGCTGCGCAGCGGCGAAGTGCTACTCTATCCGATCCTGCTCGAAGACCGGGTCGAGTTGCTTGTCGTGGCGGGGGGCAGCGGCGGTGCCTCGACCTATGTGCGGGTGCCGAGCGGCTCGCCGACGTCGCGCGAAGCCGTCGCGCGGCTGGTCGACGATATGGTTGGCTCGGCCAGCCGGGGCACCGATGAGGAATGGCGAACCTCAGGTCGCGCGCTCTACGACCTCCTCATCAAACCCGTCGAAAGCCGCCTGCGCGCCGACGGCACGCTGATCGTCATCCCCGACGGCGCGCTCCGCGCGCTGCCCTTTGCCGCGCTGACCGACAGCGAGGGCAAGTTCCTGATCGAGCGCACCCGCCTCGCCGTCGCCCCCGCGCTGGCCTATTCGCAGCCTGGCAGCGACCGCAGCAATCGCGCGCTGAGCGTGGTCGCCGCCTCGCTCCAGCGTGAAGTCACGCTCCCCTCGGGGGTGTTCGCCAAACTCGAGGGGACAGCGGACGAGGCAGGCGTCGCCGCCGGCCCCGGCGGGCGCGTCATCGCCGATTTCCGCGAGGCCGATTTACGCGCGGCGCTGTCGCGGGGCCGTGTCGATGTACTGCATCTGGCGACGCACGCCGCCTTCAACGGACGCTCCGACCGCTCGTTCATCGTGGCGAACGGCGAGGCGATCCCGCTCGCCGACCTGCGCGGCCTGATCGGCGCGAACCGGACGCGCGGCGACGAGCTCGATCTGCTGGTGCTCAGCGCCTGCGAAACCGCGGTCGGCGACGACGCGGCGAGCATGGGACTGGCGGGGGCAGCGGTGCAATCGGGCGCGGAAAGCGCGCTCGCCTCTTTGTGGTCGGTCAACGACACCGGCACGGTCGCGCTGATGAAGGGGTTCTACAGCCGCTATCGCCAAGGTGCGGGCAAGGCAGAGGCGCTCCGCAACGCCCAGCTCGCGATGATCGCAGGCGGCGGCACCAATGCCCAGCCCGGGATATGGGCGGCGTTCATCCTGCTCGGGGGCTGGCGGTGA